In Ovis aries strain OAR_USU_Benz2616 breed Rambouillet chromosome 8, ARS-UI_Ramb_v3.0, whole genome shotgun sequence, a single window of DNA contains:
- the FBXO30 gene encoding F-box only protein 30 encodes MEEELQHSHCVNCVSRRCMTRPEPGISCDLIGCPLVCGAVFHGCKADEHRLLCPFERVPCLNSDFGCPFTMARNKVAEHLEMCPASVVCCTMEWNRWPVSYADRKSYENLSRDVDEVAQLDMALALQDQRMLLESLKVATMMSKATDKVSEPREQISVKPSVSEIPHTNGLVSVDEESYGALYQATVETTRSLAAALDILNTATRDIGMLSTSLCASPNEMNEEQNARESLQNRNPKDQDHLYEDEMGAVGGIDHKDASQSAQLEQNGSSDLLCDLDASSYGTPALCNGFPLEDICAQVIEQNQDLHTDSKQSNLTNGECVASDGSSEPSSSLLVAAQIREVIPPDALPNGTVQHILMPDDDEDLCWKKVDLGDLRNVDVLSFSHPPSFKFLSNSCWSKPKEDKAVDTSDLEVAEDPMGLQGIDLITAALLFCLGDSPGGRGISDSRMADVYHVDFGTQTFSLPSAILATNTMVGEIASASACDHANPQLSNPSPFQTLGLDLVLECVARYQPKQRPMFTFVCGQLFRRKEFSSHFKNVHGDIHAGLNGWMEQRCPLAYYGCTYSQRRFCPSTQGAKIIHDHHLRSFGVQPSVSTVLVEPARNCVLGLHSDHLSSLPFEVLQHIAGFLDGFSLCQLSCVSKLMRDVCGSLLQSRGMVILQWGKKKYPEGNSSWQIKEKVWRFSTAFCSVDEWKFADILSMADHLKKCSYNIVEKREEAIPLPCMCVTRELTKEGRSLRSVLKPVL; translated from the coding sequence ATGGAGGAAGAGCTGCAGCATTCGCACTGCGTTAATTGTGTCAGTAGACGATGTATGACAAGACCAGAGCCTGGGATTTCCTGTGACTTGATTGGTTGTCCATTGGTTTGTGGAGCAGTTTTCCATGGATGTAAGGCTGATGAGCATCGACTTCTATGTCCATTTGAACGAGTGCCTTGCTTAAATAGTGACTTTGGATGTCCATTTACAATGGCTCGAAATAAAGTTGCTGAACATCTAGAAATGTGTCCTGCAAGTGTGGTGTGCTGTACAATGGAATGGAACCGATGGCCAGTTAGTTATGCAGACCGGAAATCATATGAAAATCTAAGCAGAGATGTTGATGAAGTGGCACAATTAGATATGGCCTTGGCCCTTCAAGACCAGCGGATGCTCTTAGAATCTCTTAAAGTAGCCACCATGATGTCAAAAGCAACTGATAAAGTGTCAGAACCTAGAGAACAGATCTCAGTTAAACCAAGTGTCTCAGAAATACCACATACTAATGGTTTGGTGTCTGTTGATGAAGAATCTTATGGTGCACTGTATCAAGCTACTGTTGAAACAACCCGAAGTTTGGCTGCTGCTTTAGATATTCTGAATACTGCTACAAGAGACATTGGCATGTTAAGTACGAGTCTTTGTGCTTCcccaaatgaaatgaatgaagagCAAAATGCCAGAGAAAGCTTACAGAATAGAAACCCGAAAGACCAGGACCATCTTTATGAGGATGAGATGGGAGCAGTAGGTGGGATTGACCATAAGGACGCAAGTCAGAGTGCCCAGTTGGAACAAAATGGCTCAAGTGATTTATTGTGTGACTTGGATGCCAGTTCTTACGGCACTCCTGCTCTTTGTAATGGCTTTCCTTTGGAAGATATATGTGCACAGGTCATTGAGCAGAACCAGGATTTACATACTGACTCAAAACAAAGTAACTTAACAAATGGAGAATGTGTAGCATCAGATGGCTCTTCAGAACCTTCTAGTTCACTTTTAGTAGCAGCACAAATTAGGGAAGTAATACCACCTGATGCTTTGCCTAATGGCACAGTTCAGCATATCCTCATGCCAGATGATGATGAAGACTTGTGTTGGAAAAAGGTAGACTTAGGGGACCTACGGAATGTGGATGTCTTATCTTTCAGTCACCCTCCTTCATTCAAATTTCTTTCGAATTCATGTTGGTCTAAACCAAAGGAAGATAAAGCAGTAGATACATCAGATTTGGAAGTTGCAGAAGATCCAATGGGTCTCCAGGGAATAGATCTAATCACAGCAGCATTACTGTTTTGTCTAGGAGATTCTCCAGGTGGGAGAGGTATATCTGATAGTCGAATGGCTGATGTTTATCACGTTGACTTTGGGACTCAGACTTTTTCACTTCCATCTGCCATTTTAGCTACAAATACAATGGTTGGGGaaatagcttcagcttcagcttgtGATCATGCCAACCCACAGCTTTCAAATCCAAGCCCTTTTCAGACACTGGGGCTGGACTTAGTATTGGAATGTGTTGCTAGGTACCAGCCCAAGCAGCGTCCAATGTTTACATTTGTTTGTGGACAattatttagaagaaaagaattttcaTCGCATTTTAAGAATGTGCATGGTGACATTCATGCTGGACTCAACGGCTGGATGGAACAGAGGTGTCCTCTAGCATATTATGGTTGTACCTATTCACAGCGTAGATTTTGTCCGTCAACACAAGGAGCAAAGATTATACATGACCACCATTTGCGGTCATTTGGAGTTCAGCCGTCTGTATCCACAGTGTTAGTAGAGCCTGCTAGAAACTGTGTGCTGGGTTTACATAGTGACCATCTAAGTAGTCTTCCTTTTGAAGTCCTGCAACATATTGCAGGGTTTCTCGATGGCTTCAGCTTATGCCAGCTCTCATGTGTATCCAAGTTAATGAGGGATGTATGTGGCAGTCTTCTCCAGTCTCGCGGAATGGTCATACTTCAGTGGGGGAAAAAGAAGTATCCAGAAGGAAATTCGTCATGGCAGATCAAAGAAAAG